AGGATAGAGATTTCTATGGATGAAATGTGTAGATTTTTAGATTTAGAGATATTTAAAAAGGTGACTAAAGGTATAAAAAAAATGGGTTTTAAGCATGTAACTTTGGACCTAGAAGGATATAATAGAGGTAGTATGAACTGGGTTGTCGAAAAGGAGGAATACTAAAAAAGATGTCATATATTCGGAATATATTGGAGCAATTGAAATCAGGAGAGATAGATATAGATAATGCAGTTAATGAATTAAAAGATATGCCCTTTGAAGACTTGGGATATGCCAAAATAGACCATCATAGGGAGATTAGAAATGGCTACCCAGAAGTGATATATTGTGAAGGTAAAGAGATAGAGCATATAAAGGGTATAGTTGATAAAATGCTTATAAAAGATACAAATATATTGGCTACCAGGGCAGATAAAGCTGTATATGAAGCATTAAAAGATATGGATGAACATATAACGTATTATGAATTGGCCAGGATAGTAGCGATAAAGAAAAAAGAGATTGAAATGAGTAAAAATAAAGTTTTAGTGGTTACGGGAGGGACATCGGATATACCTGTGGCTGAAGAGGCGGCTATAACGGCTGAATTTTTAGGGAATACTGTGGAAAGATTATATGATGTGGGCGTTGCAGGGATACATAGACTTTTAGCTAATATAAAGGTATTAAATGATGCATCAGTAATAATTACTGTAGCAGGAATGGAAGGTGCCTTGGCTAGTGTTGTGGGTGGATTAGTAGATAAACCAGTAATTGGCGTTCCAACCAGTGTTGGATATGGGACTAATTTTAATGGAGTATCTGCATTGCTTACGATGTTAAATAGCTGTGCCAGTGGTATTGGAGTAGTAAATATAGATAATGGATTTGGAGCAGCATATTTAGCCAGTACTATAATAAGACAGATAAAAAATAGTCGGTAGTTAGTAGTGTGTAGTCCGTAGCACAATAAAGAAAATAGCAGGATTATATCAGTCTAATGACAAAGGTATAAAAACAGTTACTAATCTCAAGAATTTGAAAAATATGAAGAAACGAGAGAAAATAGGATTGCAAACTCGCTTAGGCTCAAACAGTGCAATTCTAACAATTTTCTCCCTTATTCTATATCTTCACAAAACCTTAAGAAATGTTCCTTTATATTGTATACTTTTATCATAAATATACGTTTGTTAACAATCATAGAGAACCGTAAGGTTCTATACTATAGACTAAGAGCTAAGAGCTAAGAACTAAGAACTAAGAACTAAGAGCTAAGAACTAAGAGCTAAAAAAAGAGGAGGGATAAAATGGAAGAGAAAATACTATATTTTGATTGTTTGGCAGGAATAAGTGGTGATATGACCATAGGGGCTCTATTG
The sequence above is a segment of the Clostridiisalibacter paucivorans DSM 22131 genome. Coding sequences within it:
- the larB gene encoding nickel pincer cofactor biosynthesis protein LarB, which encodes MSYIRNILEQLKSGEIDIDNAVNELKDMPFEDLGYAKIDHHREIRNGYPEVIYCEGKEIEHIKGIVDKMLIKDTNILATRADKAVYEALKDMDEHITYYELARIVAIKKKEIEMSKNKVLVVTGGTSDIPVAEEAAITAEFLGNTVERLYDVGVAGIHRLLANIKVLNDASVIITVAGMEGALASVVGGLVDKPVIGVPTSVGYGTNFNGVSALLTMLNSCASGIGVVNIDNGFGAAYLASTIIRQIKNSR